Proteins encoded by one window of Nicotiana tabacum cultivar K326 chromosome 10, ASM71507v2, whole genome shotgun sequence:
- the LOC142165119 gene encoding uncharacterized protein LOC142165119 produces MVDGGSGVDICPLSTLQRMEIGTERIRPNNVCVRAFDGIKRDTIGEIDLIFTIRPVDFEVTFQVLDMDTSYNFLLGRPWIHVVGVVPSTLHQIVKFEHEDQEIVVHGEDEQSIYKDPSVPCLEAREGS; encoded by the coding sequence ATGGTGGATGGCGGATCTGGGGTCGACATATGCCCTCTCTCAactttgcaaagaatggaaattgggactgagAGAATCAGGCCTAACAATGTTTGTGTGCGTGCTTTCgatggcatcaagagagacacaATAGGGGAGATCGATTTGATCTTCACTATCAGGCCTGTGGATTTCGAAGTGACGTTTCAGGTCTTGGACATGGATACCTCCTATAATTTTCTGttaggaaggccttggatccatgttGTAGGGGTCGTACCTTCTACCCTCCACCAAATAGTGAAGTTTGAACACGAAGATCAGGAAATTGTGGTTCATGGAGAGGACGAGCAATCAATTTACAAGGACCCGTCAGTCCCATGTCTCGAGGCTAGGGAAGGTAGCTAG